The following are from one region of the Ochotona princeps isolate mOchPri1 chromosome 4, mOchPri1.hap1, whole genome shotgun sequence genome:
- the MRGPRF gene encoding mas-related G-protein coupled receptor member F, translating into MALDIPVHRKASLTQRSCPQGLGEAWAASLTRCTLAQVCPGASEAPELYGRGFLTIEPITALPPPAVMNYITLLLCLGGLVGNGLVLWFFGFSIKRTPFSVYFLHLASADGAYLFSKAVFSLLNAGGFLGSFADYVRGVCRVLGLCAFVAGVSLLPAVSTERCASVVFPAWYWRRRPQRLSAVVCALLWLLSLLVTAVHNYFCAFLSGEAASAGACKHTDIFLGILLFLVFCPLMVLPCLALVLHVECRGRRRQRSAKLNHVVLAMVSVFLVSSIYLGIDWFLFWVFRIPAPFPEYVTDLCVCISCSAKPIVYFLAGRDKSQRLWEPLRVVFQRALRDGAESAEAGGSTPNTVTMEMQSPTGNAS; encoded by the exons ATGGCGCTCGATATTCCAGTGCACCGGAAGGCCAGCCTT ACCCAGAGGAGCTGTCCCCAGGGCCTCGGGGAGGCATGGGCAGCCAGCCTCACCAGGTGTACACTGGCACAGGTATGTCCTGGCGCGAGCGAGGCCCCGGAGCTCTACGGCCGAGGCTTCCTGACCATCGAGCCCATCACGGCGCTGCCGCCGCCGGCCGTCATGAACTACATCAccttgctgctgtgcctgggcggCCTGGTGGGCAACGGGCTGGTGCTCTGGTTCTTCGGCTTCTCCATCAAGAGGACGCCCTTCTCTGTCTACTTCCTGCACCTGGCCAGTGCCGACGGCGCCTACCTCTTTAGCAAGGCCGTGTTCTCCCTGCTGAACGCCGGGGGCTTCCTGGGCAGCTTTGCCGACTACGTGCGAGGCGTGTGCCGCGTGCTGGGGCTCTGCGCCTTCGTGGCCGGTGTGAGCCTGCTGCCGGCCGTCAGCACCGAGCGCTGCGCCTCGGTCGTCTTCCCTGCCTGGTACTGGCGCCGACGGCCGCAGCGCCTGTCCGCCGTGGTGTGcgccctgctctggctcctgtccCTGCTGGTCACGGCCGTGCACAACTACTTCTGCGCCTTCCTGAGTGGCGAGGCCGCCTCCGCGGGCGCCTGCAAGCACACAGACATCTTCCTGGGCATCCTGCTCTTCCTCGTCTTCTGCCCGCTCATGGtgctgccctgcctggccctggtctTGCACGTGGAGTGCCGGGGGCGGCGGCGCCAGCGCTCGGCCAAGCTCAACCACGTGGTCCTGGCCATGGTCTCCGTCTTCCTCGTGTCCTCCATCTACCTGGGTATCGACTggttcctcttctgggtcttccggaTCCCGGCGCCCTTCCCCGAGTACGTCACGGACCTTTGCGTCTGCATCAGCTGCAGCGCCAAGCCCATCGTCTACTTCCTGGCCGGCAGGGACAAGTCGCAGCGGCTGTGGGAGCCCCTCCGGGTGGTCTTCCAGCGGGCCCTGCGCGATGGCGCAGAGTCCGCTGAGGCGGGGGGCAGCACGCCCAACACGGTCACCATGGAGATGCAGAGCCCCACGGGGAACGCCTCGTGA